Part of the Gramella sp. Hel_I_59 genome, CAGATACAGATAGAAGAATTGCCAGAACATATACATAGCCGCAATCGAGATTACGAACAAGGATTTGTAACCTCAGACGAAATATCAAACATCTACCGAACTGAATTTCCACAATTACAGCATTCAGATTTTCTAAATTCCTGGAATTCAATTTTGCTGGATTTCCCGGAATACCGACTTCAGTTTCTTCAGAAATTAGCAAAAAAAAAGAAGTTTGAACTCATTTTACTGAGCAATACCAATGAAAATCATATTGAAAATATAAAGTCAAGAATTTCATTTTTCGAGGAGTTTAAAAGCTGTTTTGATGCATTTTACCTATCACACGAAATAGGAATGCGCAAGCCGAATCCTGAGATATTTGAATTTGTGCTTGAGCAACATAAGCTCAATGCAGAGGAATGCCTGTTTATAGATGATACTGCTGAAAATACCCAGGCTGCGGCCGCATTGGGAATGCACGTATGGAATCTTGAACCAACCCGCGAGGACGTGATCGATCTATTCACCACTAAAAAAGAACTATTTTGATCTACCTGCTTTTAAGCGTTCTTTCTTCCACGATCATTTTTATCGTATTCAGACTTTACAAAAAATACGAGGTAAATACATTGCAGGCGATCGTAATCAATTATTTTATCGCCTGTGCTGTAGGATTTTTTGGATTTATTGAAGGCTCAGATTTTACTGAGGTTCCTTCTGAAAAATGGTTTCCCGGGGCTTTGATGCTTGGAGTGCTATTTATCACCGTTTTTAACCTCGCAGCGATCACCACCCAGAAAAGCGGACTATCAGTAGTAGCAGTAGCCACCAAGATGTCGGTCGCTATTCCTGTTTTCTGCGGAATATTCCTCTACAATGAAAGCACCGGAGTACTGAAGATTGCCGGAATTTTACTTGCATTAGTGGCAGTATACCTAACCTCCATTAAAACCAAAGATGGAATTAGTATAAAATGGCAAAATCTTATTTTTCCACTGCTCGTATTTCTGGGAAGCGGAATTATTGATACCAGTTTAAAATTCCTCGAAACCAATTATGTGTCGAAAACCGATGTAGGCCTGTTTAGTTCGACCATCTTCGCAACGGCTGGATTTCTGGGTGTGCTGGTGATGATTTACCAGGCGGTTCGGGGCGAGTTAAAATTTCAGTTTCAAAATTTACTTGGCGGCATAGCATTGGGAGTACCAAATTACTTCTCGATTTACTTCCTTGTTCTGGCATTGCGCAGTGAAGGATACGAGAGCTCAACTATATTTACGATCAATCACGTGAGTATAGTCGCACTTTCAACAATCGTGGGAATCGTGCTTTTTAAAGAAAAACTTATTCGGAAAAACTGGATAGGCCTTATTCTAGCTATGATTAGTATAATTCTAGTAGCGAATTCAGCCATATGAAAGACACATATCAAACTATTACTGAAGCCTCCCCGGAAGTATTATTTAAGGATCGTAATTCTAAATTCTTTGGATATGCATTTCCAATTAAAACTGAAGAAGAGGCGGCAAAACATCTGGAAGAATTACGTGCATCCCACCACAAAGCGAGACACTGGTGTTACGCCTGGCAAACAGGTAAAGCCGAAGAAGATCACCACTATCGTGCAAATGATGATGGAGAGCCATCAAACTCAGCAGGAATGCCAATCTATGGGCAGATACAAAGCTTTGATGTCACCAATATTCTCATAGTCGTAGTTCGATATTTCGGCGGAGTAAAGTTAGGAGTTGGCGGACTCATTAATGCCTATAAAACTGCAGCGCAAATGGCTCTGGAATCTTCAAATATTCTGAAGCGAACGATCGACGAGGTTTTCGTAATAAAATTTGATTATCCCGAAATGAACAAAGTCATGCAGGTGATCAAAAAAAACAATTTGAACGTCATTGACCAAAAACTGGAACTGGATTGCAAAATATATATTGCGGTTCGAAAAAGTGATGTCGAAAGCATTTATACTAAGTTCGACAATACCTATAAAGTTGAGATTTCAGGATTGGAAGATCAATAACCAAGTGCCTCTAACATATATTTTGGACACCTAACCGGCTTCCTCGTTTTGGCATCCATAAACACGAGTACAGTGTAGCCAGTAGTTACCAGATTTCCCTGTTCATTGTAGAGAGAATAGTCAAAGATAATTTTAACATTTGGCTCTTGGCGAAGGCGCGTTTCTATCCTGATATTTTCATCAAAAGTAACCGGTTTGTGATATTTTAAATTTAA contains:
- a CDS encoding HAD family phosphatase, with protein sequence MIKTIIFDFGDVFINLDKAATQQNLKQIQIEELPEHIHSRNRDYEQGFVTSDEISNIYRTEFPQLQHSDFLNSWNSILLDFPEYRLQFLQKLAKKKKFELILLSNTNENHIENIKSRISFFEEFKSCFDAFYLSHEIGMRKPNPEIFEFVLEQHKLNAEECLFIDDTAENTQAAAALGMHVWNLEPTREDVIDLFTTKKELF
- a CDS encoding EamA family transporter — protein: MIYLLLSVLSSTIIFIVFRLYKKYEVNTLQAIVINYFIACAVGFFGFIEGSDFTEVPSEKWFPGALMLGVLFITVFNLAAITTQKSGLSVVAVATKMSVAIPVFCGIFLYNESTGVLKIAGILLALVAVYLTSIKTKDGISIKWQNLIFPLLVFLGSGIIDTSLKFLETNYVSKTDVGLFSSTIFATAGFLGVLVMIYQAVRGELKFQFQNLLGGIALGVPNYFSIYFLVLALRSEGYESSTIFTINHVSIVALSTIVGIVLFKEKLIRKNWIGLILAMISIILVANSAI
- a CDS encoding YigZ family protein, yielding MKDTYQTITEASPEVLFKDRNSKFFGYAFPIKTEEEAAKHLEELRASHHKARHWCYAWQTGKAEEDHHYRANDDGEPSNSAGMPIYGQIQSFDVTNILIVVVRYFGGVKLGVGGLINAYKTAAQMALESSNILKRTIDEVFVIKFDYPEMNKVMQVIKKNNLNVIDQKLELDCKIYIAVRKSDVESIYTKFDNTYKVEISGLEDQ
- a CDS encoding thioesterase family protein, which codes for MKSHETSVKVRYAETDQMGVVHHSIYPQYLEIARLNWLDTLGISYKSMEEEGIMLPVFELNLKYHKPVTFDENIRIETRLRQEPNVKIIFDYSLYNEQGNLVTTGYTVLVFMDAKTRKPVRCPKYMLEALGY